The Pelodiscus sinensis isolate JC-2024 chromosome 25, ASM4963464v1, whole genome shotgun sequence region aggggactggactcaatgacctctccaggtcccttccagtcctagtatgctatgattctatgctacTTCTGGACTGCACTCATTCTCTGCCAGCGTGGACATGTAGAACCCAAACTATGATCTCCAGAAAGGCCTCAGTCAGGTTTCCATTTAACATTCCTGCTAGCCACcagtatttcccctcccccctcccaaaaaaatagctgATCTCTCAGGTAATGCAGATATCAAATTAAGATAATGCAGCTTTACATAAGGGGATTTCAAGTAGTGCTTTCTTAAAAGATGTAAGTGGTAGAGCGATTATAATAGTACACTTTTGTAACGTTGCTGTAATTAATCCAGACTTCAGGCAAGCATGCTTATTGATACAGTGCAAAGAAATAAAACCTGCAATTTACTATCAGAGAAAAATTCAGACAAGAAAGACTTCTAGAAAATAGAAATGTACAATCCTGCACCCATTGAAATAAATTCTATCAGTAATTTTCATAAGGGCAGGATGAAGCTTTTAATAATGATGTTAAATTATCTTTTAATTATCCAACTCCAGATTATTTCTGTCTAACATGCATGGGTTTGTTTCATGTTTGCAGTGCTGGTTAACTCATTCACTGTATCAGAGAGTAAAAGCGGCTTATTTTGTTTCTGCAGCAGTCTCTGGTTGGCACTTATCACCTCTTGTATTCTAACTGGAGACAAAGTAACAAATTGCAAATATTGTTTTCAGTGCATATTGTTCACTGGTGCTTCCTATAACTGAGAAAGCTCAGGAAAAGATTACTAGGTTTGTTTGGTAACTGAATGACTTTGGGAACATTAAGTTACGTGGACCTTTTAACTCACCAATTCAAACTGAGTACAGACCACTGTATATTCAGTGGCTTAGGACCATAACTAATACCAACTAATTTtacattagggatattaaatttagtttgatgaactaattgactagttgataagcaggggagctgcaaGGGGTTAGATCCTGACCCCAGGAGTTAACCCCATTGTGGCGCTGGCTTTTAAAGATATTAAGAGCCAGGAGGCTTTTAATAcctttaaaaggctggtgtgcagcacTGGGGACCAGACGCAAGCTGGGACAGTTGATTTGTGTTTATTGCGCCgggtccctcccccactgcacttctgctttttaaatgcattaagggCCTtatagctcttaatacattttaaaagtgggGGCACAGCATCTAAGACTgggtgcgagctgggaatcagctgattcccagctcacggcTGGTGCCCGTTacccctctgccctctcctgcctccagtggagacggtgctgggcgGAAGCGAtttttaagtcggctccccccagcatcggctcctgcttccccttcttgctgcctctctctgatagaggcagcaagggggagggagaagcaaccAGCTGAGAGACTAGTCGAcaatccgataagcttatgctgaTCAGATAGTCatgtagttgcttacatccctagtatacatGTTAGTTAGCTGTGAAACCATTGTTGATAACTTAAGGGAAGGCTTAAGAGGGGAACTAGCATGAAGGCTAAAACAACCCTTTCGCCTTTGAATTTCCTTTCCAAGTAGCATTACTAAAGGCAGTTTCTGTTCTTATAACTAACAAACCTCACTCATGATGGGTGAGGTACTAACTTTTATTGGATAAACATCTGTTGGTGAGCGCGACAAGCTTTTGAGCAACATAAAGTTCCTCTTTTGGTCAGAGTCCTGTGTGGCTCAAAAGATTGTCTCCATTACATACAATTCTCAGTCATGTCGGTTTGGCACTTTAGAGaagttaaaaaaatttttttaaattattttataaaaattgCTTTCCTCAGCAGTTAACAAAAGACTGAGTAAGTCTGATGGGAAGAAGGAGTATTCCCGATTTTTAGACTGAATAAACATTTAACGGTATGAGTGAATGATTTTGGTCAGCCATCACTTGATCTGTCATGCATTTACTAGAAGTTGTATCCATTTGTTTATTTTCTGGGCAAAGATTTCTTGAATGAAtggtctaattttttttttttaaagaagaaattttacaaaaaaaaaagtgcttttcccaATATGTGCGCTATCACATCTAAAACATTTTATATACAATATTTCTGAAAGCTCTGCCTGGCTTCTCTAAACTGGATATCAAGACATTATTAAATTCCATAGAAGGGCACCCTCATTTCTGGATTTTAAAGAAGATTTTTTCTTATGTTCTACACTGAGCTACCTTCTTGTACTGTGCTGTCACCAGGTGATCCTGGCTATAATCCCCCCACCGCCATGCCtagaaaagttttaaaataggGTAATTTACAATGAAGTGTGAAATTTGTCTTAAAATGTTTTTACCCCTCCCCACAATGAAAAAAGGGTTTGCGAAAGGGACCCACCGTCTGCTATAAAGAGTTATTTTAGTACGTCAGATTCATTGTTCATCCATTATTCCATCTCAGGATGAATTCTAATGAGCAAAATGTTGATACTTTGAGTAATGAAATTCAAAATGGACTCAGTGGCATGTCCATAAATGCATGCAAATTTAGACAAGTTCATGAAAAGCCAATGTAGTAAGTAGATCTTTGTATAGTAAGAACAGGCTGGTTGGGAACGAATGGTCAAGACACAGGAAGTCAATGTAGGAGGGGACATTTCACTAATTTTCAGTTCACTCACAACTACCTAATATTTGGCTTTACTTCCTGTTCTTCTGCTTCATCGTCACTGTCATCAACCTGCTGGATGACCAAGTCGGTAGATCCATCTTCCACAATCTCCACATCCGACCGGTTGTCTTCGCTGTAATTCCACCTAGAATCTTTATCCCCGTCTTGTGGAAAGTCAAGTTGTGGTTCGCCATCCAAGTCAATGCGGATGCTGTCTATGCCCGCTTCAGCCAGACACTCGTTACAGAGTCTGTATCGTCTGGTCCCCTCTTGGACCACTTGCCCTGTAAGCTCAGTCACATGGCGTTTACACTTCCTGCAGATTGGCTTGCAGGCCTGATGAATCTGTGGAAGTTGAAACAGACAAAAGCTGGTGCTTCACAAGTTTAAAAACGAAAGAAATTCATTTaggcggatttaaataaaccaaCAGCGTAGCACGAAAGGAGATTTCACAGGGGAGCCGAAAACGTTACATTATGACCTCAGTACTACAAAGCAtttgccttttttgaaaaattcttAGTCTAAAGTTTATAATTCTGTCTGCAAGGACAGGCTGGGTTGGGAAATTACATTGTTAATGTTAAGGATCAAGACAGCGTACATAAAATCTACCCCACCCACAAAGGAACTGAATTCTGGCTAAATAGTGTCATAAttgagaattaaaaacaaaacaaaacagcaataAAGCATTGTGATTTGTTACTTAAGTAGCATGACAGAACCATGCTCACTCAATAATTTGGTATTTCGTTTTCAAATAATAATTTTATCTGGTACATTTTGTAAGAGGGAGAACATATTGCTTGTGTGCATTTTTAACACAGTTTTTTGTTAGAAAGCACCTAATTCCATCTTTCTGTGTCTGGCTTGTAGATCTAGGATTACAGACACAATTTTCAACCTGACAGGATCCAAAACATGAATCTAATAGGTAACAAAGTAATTGTTCATTCATGAAGATGGATGTAGGATTAATTCCTTAAGTGTAAATaacaaggttttttttccagatataACTTTCCCAACAATGAGGAGATGCCATATGTGTATGAAAAGCTATTAGCTTTGTCCTGAAACGAGGTAAGCAGACAGTTAGTGAAATCCTCTAGCTTGAGTGGTAGCTTTGTATTTTTGGAGGGGATGGGAGCAGGAGGAAGTAAAAAGCTCACTGTGTCTAGTCCTCGGCCACTGCTCTACGTCTTTACATAGTAAACTTTTTGGGGTATGTACTGGGGATGTAAGAAGTTGTTTCAAAAGGTAACCCTGTTTCCAGGGAGCCACAGTGTGTGACCAGCCACAGGGGGACCAGGCCagtcacagacaggggctgctccggccagctggagcagctcctgcctatggtgggccctgtggggctgaagcagccccctgccaagaGTGGaagaggagctgctccagcccctgtcgGTTAATgggaactggtaagcctcacccattaaaggTGTGGATACCAGTTACCCAGTTAGCCTTTTAAACCCCCACGCTGTACATTAGACTGTtgtaagtctttttaatctatgCTAAGGGCCTGAAGGACAACCGTGAAAAGGAAGAGTCTAGGATTTTAATTAGCATCATGAAGCACTATTAAAATGATAGCGCGGCAATTGCTTAAGAAGTCTAAAGGGTTCTAGTGCTGGCATAGCACTGTTTATCCCTCTCTAAAGAGCGTGGTCTTCTGGGATAGCTTTTTGCCCAGCTGTTACACATGCAACAGCTCCCCCTTCCAGCCACTGGCACACCTGTAGCTGCTCTAAGTCTTCCAGCCAACCTGCCagattcctctcctccttctgctGACATGTCTCCTTTCTCAAGTATTGCAGCCTTTCACCGCATCCCACCAGTTTTACCTTATTCCCAAAttcatgtattttttaaaattaatgaacaagaattaaataaacaaacccccatatttaaaaagagctaaaCTACTAGTGTACTCACACTTGAGGAGAGTCGGTATTTTCAGTTTTACTTTAGGTATTGTCAAATAAGTGGGTCTGTTTCCTCATTTATATGCTGCTTTTACGTAGCAACAAGGAGAGAGAGAACGCACACGCGTGCAGAGTGATTTTTTAAGACAAAGAAACTGATGTGGCAGCAGGAGTGCCAAAAACTACTTTTCCGCTCCTTTTAAGTGACATTCACACATCTCCAAAGGGCTCATATTAGTGGTATGCTCCAATCAGAGGTCGGAAATTGTACATAGCACTTTTGCAAGCCCTGTAAGCTAGGATGAAATGCATCCCCTTTCAAAAGGATTACATTTCTAGTCAACATGTTTTTAAAACCACAAGAATCTTGTTTTAAATTACTATTGCTTTAAGAAAACTGGCATAACCACACCAGGCAGATTGAATAACTTAAAATAAGATGCATCCATACAGCATTGTACTCCAAAACATACACTTGTACACACACGCAATGAAGCCATGCAGTCGGTGTCTCAAATACATACTGTTCGAAAATGGCTACTTAGGTGGTCTAGCCTGCTAAATCTTTTTCCACATGCCTCACAGGGATAAGGTCGCTCTCCTGTATGGCAACGAAGGTGGCGCTTTAGGTCCGCTTTTCGCTTCACCACATGGGTGCAGAAAGGGCACTTGAATCTCATCCTGGGCAGATCATCTGTTACAAAACAATCCTAttaaaaatctggaaaaaaaagagtCATCACAAATCCAAGCATGCGAGATTCCGAAAGATACTTTACGAAAGGGACCAGCGCGAGCCGAACTGCATGTCGGTTTCATTCTGAAAGAGTCAGTGAACCCCACCCAGTCAACCCTTCAGTTCCACAGGTGGTCGGCTTTCTCATGTGAAATCTGTAGCTACAGGATAAAGGAGAAGGACTTCGCAATGGGCTGTATTAAAGCGGATAAGAAGAAATAAAGAATATTGACCTAACCTGCTGGATGAAACTAGGGCACCACTGAGGTTTATTTGGAAGGCTTAGTGTTTATAAGCCAGCCTGCACAAACACTTTGATTGTGGTAACAATGGAGTTTGGTCGAAATAGCTATCTTATAATTCAGCTGCTCTCtttgtaatgtgtgtgtgtgaaaaaaacCAGCTTCTCTACTAGTTataccaggcctgggcaaaaatACCGCCTTTAGGCTGCATCTGGTTCACCAAGCCACCAACTATAGCCTGTGTACACCACGAGGAGCTCCAGGAAGGCTCCCCGCTTGCCTCGCCCCACTTGAACACCGCTCAGAAACGTGGCTGTGGGGCAGTTTATCTTTAAAAACCTTgagcccggaggggagggggaaggcttcaagtgctgctcctgccctcagcacaatcccattggtcagtttctggccagaaactgaccaatgggagctgcctgtttgaacaacaggcagccatgaaacatcacacccccctccctcccctcctgggctcatagttattcacaaagcacatggctgcagctgtggaggctccttgcctgcctgaGAAGCTGCTGGACTGCTGGCTGGTAAATCTCCTGGCTAGAGCCTGCCTTTGGTGCTGCAGccttccccaaccccctgccccagataACAATCCCCATCTGCTCTAGCTCAcaaccaaacccctgcaccctctcctgtaccccaattccctgccctagacCACAACCCAAGCCCATGCACTCCAGTCCTATGCTCcgggtcacaactgcctccctcACTCCAACTCCCTCCTGCAATCCACttccttactccaagctcccttctgcacccaatctccatcccagaccccacacctccaccattaatatggaagagtgcggcccttgaccactttccaaattcttggagcgcCCCCCCATccaaaactattgcccacccgaGTTATACTGTACAGCCTCACTGTCAACCTGCCAAGATAGAAGAACTGAGGTGTAAGCAGGCCCgccaagggggggggcagggacaggaggaaTAAAGGGGGCAACTATTTGAAAGGGAATGGCACCCAGAGCCCTTCAAAAACTGACACCAGAGTGCCAtgtggcacactccaggcagccctGAGGGTTCGAAGGGAGGTGAAAGAGGGACACACCACAGCCCAGGGGACACAAAGCCGGCtaccctagccctgccccttccaacaGTGCAGAGCTGCTCCCCCAACACCCttccttgcccagggacccagtgaGGCTACCGGCTCCCCTGGCCATAAGTACACAAAAGTTGTTTCgtgcctcaaaaaaaaaaaaaaaaaaaattctgttgaaatgcCAAAGCAGTAACAAGCAAAAAGTGTCAGGGAATTAACCTAAAAATTGGGAGAGAATCCCCAACAATAGCAACTAGCTACATAGCACTTACATAATGCTTTCCACCGGCAAATAAGcattattatccctattttacagatcaGCAACTTGAGGTCCCCGTCCTTcaaaaaaaagactttttttttttaaaatgctttattaaCTGCAAGCATGTGGCTAGTCCTATTGACATCAGCATTCATAGGACTCGGACCTAAATGGCTTGCCTATACAGTGAGTCAGCTGCCCAATTTGAAATAAAACCCATGTCTATACCCTTCCACTACTTTATAAAGTTGTCACCACCATgaccttcctcttttcctcctcaGGCTCTTAACATGATAAGAGCAGAGGGAATGTTAGTTGACTAGTATCATGCAATTAAAAGTAAAATAGTTTTGAGGGCCTTCTCTTGGCACAGATCTTGCTGGGCAGGAGTAAACTTGCCTATAGCTTGATTTGAGTGCGAGGTTTAACAGTAAACAAGGGCGTAACAAGCTGTGAGCTGGAGATGGCATTCTTTGGGCTTCTTGAGGTAAGTGGGATCATGCTGAACTGATAAGCTCGAAATGAGGATGTCAGCGACTGGTCCTGTACAATGTCTAAGCCAATTAGAGTCAAGAAGCACAGATATTAGTACTAGGAAACCGTATACTGCGTGATAACCTCGATTCTACACCCTATCATCCTGAACCTAACCCTGTGTCTGGGCCTGGTTAGCATGGGCATAGAGCTGTTACTTTCTAATAAAGTAACTTGAGTGACCAGATGGAGTCAAACTGAGTTTTTGGGTCCCATAAATTTGTTCTAGAACTGGACGAGTTGTTCTGGATAAGTCAAATGGAGGAGGCTCGCCTCAGTCCCTGGAAAGATCATGGAGGGAATCCGCAactaatccattttgaagcacttagaagaggggaaagtgatcaggaacagtcaacatgaattcaccaagggtaagtcatgcctgacctacctcgtcatagaaggcaattgggtaactggctctgtggaaggcagtggacatgatataccttgacttgagcaaggcttttgatacggtctccacggtattcttgccagcaagttaaggaagtatggattggataaatggactgtaaaggtggatagaaagctggctgggtTGTCAGGCTCAactggtagtgatcaacggctcgatgctgggttggtatcaagcagagtgctccaaggatcggttctagggccaggtTTGTTCATCTTTATTCATGACctcgatgaggggatggattgcaccctcagcaagtctgcagatgacactagcTAGGGGagggaccctatccctaccctccagcataacCTAGGCAAACTGGaagattgagccaaaagaaatctgatgaggttcaacaaggacaagtgcagagtcctgaacttaggacagaagaatcccaatcccttctacaggctggggaccgactggctaagctgcaattctacagaaaaggatctggggattacagcggatgagaagctggatgagtcaacagtgtgcccttgtagccaagtaggctaacggcatattagggtgcattagtaggagccatgctggcagatctagagaagttattattcccctttattcgacactggtgaggccacatctggagtactgcgtccaattcaggccccccatttcagaaagAATGTGCACTGGAGAAAgtgcagcagagggcaaccacaatgatgagtggctggagcacatgaggagaggctgagggatttgggcttatttagtctacagaagagaagagtgaagggggatttgatagcagccttcagctacctgaaaaACAGGagagttccaaagaggctggagagaggctgttctcagtagtagcAGATGGTAGAAAAAGAAGCAATGATCTCAAATTGCAGTAGGGGTGGTCTAgcctggatattaggaaaaactatttcactgaagcactggaatgggttgcctagggaggtgatagaatctccatcctggaggtgtttaaatcccagcttgataAAGCTCGGGCCGGGATGGTTTagtcggggctggtcctgctttgggcagggggttggacttgatgacctcctgagggctcttcccacCCTAGGATTCTAAGAGGTCTTTCTGACACCTTTCACTTCCTCCAGGAATCTCTGATCGATAAATCTTAAAAGATCCTATATCTGAACTCTAGTGTTTAGTTGTCTGCCACTCCAAGCTTGAATTGTGTAACTATACGTATTCTCTGGAAGACTGTCTCTACTGCCCACTAGTAAGAAGAACATTACATTTAATAATGCCCAATAACTAGAACCAAAAGGAAGAAGTGATAAAACAAAAACTCACAAGAGAGACcaattatctactatatatttgagagtttgtgcatctgtctgtgtgtccgtcctcgagttcatttgttcaacaactcctcctaagtggtaagagctaagaccaccaaatttggtaggcagcttcctcttatgacaacttaaaggaaggtcagggtttggttgcgccaggacaatgggatatacCTGGAGTTCGATTTTTCTCATATAACGGAAagagaggggtctggtaggagggacagttgtaTTCCAGAAGGACGGGGTGGTAGGAGAgcaacaaggggccagagatggggactgggacaacCCCACTGTGAGCCAACAGTGatgaagaaagggacagctatctactatatatatatttcagtttgtctgtctcccagctgtgcccactgcagcagccaggggctATGTCTTGCacgaaaaatatgcaaatgacactgTGTGGAATATCATcgagcctcatttgaatacctaatgagcccccatttttgcagaaaaggctcttgcgccagaaggagctgtctacacggccccttcttgggcaagaaaaccccctcttgcgcaatgccgttattcctgaaaataatcggcatagcggcattgcgcaagaggggtttttcttgcgcaagaaggggccgtgtagacagctccttctggcgcaagagcctctttcgcaaaaatggcggctcattaggtatgcaaatgaggctcggcaagattccacgcttagcctcatttgcacattactcacgcaagaagccacgcGTGCAAacgtagccatggagaggtgcttctcacctggccccaagcttctgCAGTAGGAGAGGGCTggtgttgtcctctctcccctgggcagcctgcagactgaacccctcttccccaacCCCATCCACAGCAActattcaaatgaagaaaaactgaACTTAGttgagttaagaacctgagcaacactggatgAATCTTCTATTTAGAGTACAGTTTCAAGAGCTGTTTTGGGAAATACAGATGTACGAGAAGTTTTAGTCAGCAGAAATACATTTTAGAAGAAGTCATAAAGCTTGAAACCTGAAAAAGTTGGCCTCATTTAGCTGCCCATCTCTGCCAAAGTTCTAATACTTCTATAAGAACTTAATAAGATCCTATATTccttttataggggaaaaaaaaagcccactTTGGTTCCAACTTGAAAGAGTAGTCTCGGATATTCTCTGTACTAAAGAGAGAACTTTGGCTAAAAAACAGCTACTCAGTTTCTTTTCCATAAACAGCTCATAGTTCATACGATGGAATTATGTATGCACCTGACTGCTCTACATCCTGAGGATCCTTGTGGACAGCTCCGCAAAGACTTCTGCTCAGCATGCAACAATGGTAAAACACCACAAGTATTACAATGTAAAAAGGAAAGGATTGAAAACTACTATGAAGAGCTAATACCATCAGCTGGTACACTCTCCCTTGGAATAGTGTATTCAGTTCTGGACACCATATCTCCAAAAAGATACTGCAGAAATAAAAAGGAGTACAAATCAACAGAGCTAAAGATTTACCCTTGCTGAGAACCTACCCCAGGGTCCCAATGGTTTGCTAAATACCTTCAATGCATGATTTTGTGTTTCTGTGTCTACCTAACGGCACAGGGGTTAATGGAATTAAAGCGGGAGAGGAAAAAGTGAGAGCTCTAATTCTATGACACTCACCTCATTTTGGAATCCTTCCAAAGCTTGAGAAACCAATTCAGAACTTGGTGACTTACAGTAGAGAGGTACCGTTCATGCCATTACAGAATTGGACCACTTAGGGAATATTATTTTCCAATCCTGCATTTGTAGGCAATGCAGCTGAACAtattccctccccctgccttttGGACACAGTCAGATATTTTTCCCCATCGACAGAGCTGGTGATACATGTTTTCCATTGCAACTTTCACCCAGTAAAAATTCAAACATCATCTTTGAAAGAAAATGAGGAGAGAGGTACAAATGACCAACTCTTACCTTCAGCCCAGCTCCCCATTACACCTAAAATTGAGGGTATGTTGCCATACTGCTCATCGGCTTTTGAGGACTTTGACTTGCTAGAAGAATGGGGTGATTCGTGTTCTTGCTGTGTAACAACCAAGCTCCTTGGCATCACCTCGGACCCCTGACCATACTGGTACCCAGCATGGGCAGAGTCAATTTCTGTGTCAATTTGGACTTCCTCCTCAGATGGAGAAAGGTGGCTAGGAGGGTCTGCGGATCGGTCTTCAAGCTTGCTTGACTTATAATGGGGAACGTCGGAGGATTGTTGCAATCCCAAATGTCTAGTCTTTTTGATGGACTCCTGCCTTTGGTCATGTTTGGCCAACTGCTGCTGCGCATTTCTCTGCGAAGCTGGATAGTAGCTGAAATTGCTCCAAGCATTGCCACTCATCACGCAAGTCCCTTGATCAGGGTTTAAGTGAGAATGAGGGGGGCTGTTTTCCGTTCTCCAGTCAGCCCCATACAAGCAGGAGCGTTCCACGCCATTGGAGTTCACATCTTTGTCTGACAGGCTGAAATACCGATCCTTCTCCTTCTCACTGATGTCCAGGGAGGACTTGATGAACGTCTTACACACACTAATAACGTCAGTCATCTGAAGATAGCTGGCAGCCGACATGACCTCAATCACATTGTGGCCAGTGAGGGAAAGTTTGCCAGAATACACAAAATCCAGAATAACTGTAAACGTGTCAGGAGAAAAGGCCTGGAAGGTAGCAGTGGTTGGCTGACTCGGATCCTTTGAGCTCTGGGAAAggagcattttgaaataaccactaGTGGCAAACAGCACATTGCGATGGGCTTTGAAGACCTTCCCCTCCACCAGGATACAGCAGTCACAGAACAAGTCTTGCTTGCGCTGCTCATTGAGTTGCTGCAGGAGGTGAAACTGATGGGAAGAAATCTccattccaaaaaaaaaaaaaaaaagagggggcaggggggcaAGCAGGAAGCCTTGCTCTGCAATAAAGAACAGTTGCAAGCGTGACAGGCTGCATGTAAACCAGAG contains the following coding sequences:
- the LOC102444818 gene encoding zinc finger and BTB domain-containing protein 8A, whose protein sequence is MEISSHQFHLLQQLNEQRKQDLFCDCCILVEGKVFKAHRNVLFATSGYFKMLLSQSSKDPSQPTTATFQAFSPDTFTVILDFVYSGKLSLTGHNVIEVMSAASYLQMTDVISVCKTFIKSSLDISEKEKDRYFSLSDKDVNSNGVERSCLYGADWRTENSPPHSHLNPDQGTCVMSGNAWSNFSYYPASQRNAQQQLAKHDQRQESIKKTRHLGLQQSSDVPHYKSSKLEDRSADPPSHLSPSEEEVQIDTEIDSAHAGYQYGQGSEVMPRSLVVTQQEHESPHSSSKSKSSKADEQYGNIPSILGVMGSWAEDDLPRMRFKCPFCTHVVKRKADLKRHLRCHTGERPYPCEACGKRFSRLDHLSSHFRTIHQACKPICRKCKRHVTELTGQVVQEGTRRYRLCNECLAEAGIDSIRIDLDGEPQLDFPQDGDKDSRWNYSEDNRSDVEIVEDGSTDLVIQQVDDSDDEAEEQEVKPNIR